In the genome of Cellvibrio sp. KY-YJ-3, one region contains:
- the fliI gene encoding flagellar protein export ATPase FliI: protein MAERSSISSRLRGYAPRKVTPIEPQAEGRITRSVGLTLEAVGLNVSVGRQCEIINSDNRRIEAEVVGFAGDKVFLMPIKRVEGLQPGARVVPVATQMGMRIGPQLLGRVVNGIGQPLDGKGPLIGDEFLDFNPREINPLQRHPISEPLDVGVRAINALITVGRGQRLGLMAGSGVGKSVLMGMMTRFTTADVVVVGLIGERGREVKEFIDHILGEEGLRRAVVVASPADDAPLMRLRASQLSSRIAEYYRDQGLNVLLLMDSLTRFAQAQREIALAIGEPPATKGYPPSVFAKIPQLVERAGNAAQGEGSITAFYTVLTEGDDLQDPIADSARAILDGHVVLSRRLAEEGVYPAIDVEASISRAMQNIVDDEHLKMMQRFKQLLSRYQQNRDLIAIGAYTPGADPETDMAIERFPHLRAFIQQGIRQGVHMPESIANLKALLKPPANSKGASPLAAQHRNK from the coding sequence ATGGCTGAGCGTTCGTCAATCAGTTCGCGCCTGCGCGGATATGCGCCGCGCAAAGTCACGCCTATAGAGCCACAGGCCGAAGGCCGGATTACGCGCTCGGTGGGTTTGACCCTGGAGGCGGTGGGTTTGAACGTATCCGTCGGTCGCCAATGTGAAATTATCAATAGTGATAACCGCCGTATCGAAGCCGAAGTGGTGGGCTTCGCGGGCGATAAAGTGTTTTTAATGCCCATCAAACGGGTGGAAGGTTTACAGCCGGGCGCACGGGTAGTACCTGTCGCCACCCAAATGGGTATGCGCATTGGTCCGCAGTTGTTAGGGCGTGTGGTGAACGGTATAGGCCAGCCACTCGACGGCAAAGGCCCTTTGATTGGCGATGAGTTCCTCGATTTTAATCCCCGCGAAATAAACCCCTTACAGCGTCACCCGATCAGCGAACCGCTGGATGTGGGTGTGCGTGCGATCAATGCCCTTATTACCGTCGGGCGCGGTCAGCGCTTGGGGCTGATGGCCGGTTCAGGCGTGGGTAAAAGTGTACTTATGGGCATGATGACCCGCTTTACCACCGCCGACGTGGTAGTGGTTGGGTTGATCGGGGAACGTGGTCGTGAGGTGAAAGAGTTTATCGACCATATCCTGGGCGAAGAGGGGTTGCGCCGTGCGGTAGTGGTGGCATCCCCCGCCGATGATGCGCCCCTAATGCGCCTGCGTGCGTCGCAGTTGTCCAGTCGTATCGCCGAGTATTACCGCGATCAAGGTTTGAATGTGTTGTTGCTAATGGACTCACTCACCCGTTTTGCCCAGGCGCAGCGTGAAATTGCACTGGCGATTGGCGAACCACCGGCCACGAAAGGTTATCCGCCTTCGGTGTTTGCCAAAATTCCCCAATTGGTTGAGCGCGCCGGTAACGCAGCGCAGGGCGAGGGTTCTATCACCGCGTTTTACACCGTATTGACTGAAGGCGATGACTTGCAAGACCCCATTGCCGACTCGGCGCGGGCGATTCTTGACGGTCACGTAGTGCTGTCACGGCGTTTGGCGGAGGAGGGGGTTTATCCTGCAATCGATGTAGAGGCCTCTATCAGCCGGGCGATGCAAAATATTGTGGACGATGAGCATTTAAAAATGATGCAGCGCTTCAAACAGTTGTTGTCGCGCTACCAACAAAATCGCGACTTGATTGCCATCGGTGCCTACACGCCGGGTGCTGACCCGGAAACCGATATGGCGATTGAGCGTTTCCCACACTTGCGCGCATTTATCCAGCAGGGAATTCGTCAGGGGGTGCATATGCCTGAGTCAATCGCCAACCTGAAAGCGCTGCTCAAACCACCTGCCAACTCCAAGGGTGCCAGCCCACTGGCGGCCCAGCATCGCAATAAATAG
- the fliJ gene encoding flagellar export protein FliJ: MAESRAKRMQVVVSLAKKQEDEAANKLSQYREQLVLEQRQLVELRDYAAQYLNAQGALREGILAHELINYSSFIHRLNEACTEQEAKVARMTRLLESLQQQWRVKHQKRKSIEELIVRLQHEDNLIADKLLQKELDDLSAQQLQRQRDST, encoded by the coding sequence ATGGCTGAATCACGCGCAAAACGCATGCAGGTGGTGGTATCCCTTGCCAAAAAACAAGAGGATGAAGCCGCCAACAAACTGAGCCAGTATCGTGAGCAGTTGGTGCTGGAGCAGCGGCAACTGGTTGAGCTGCGCGACTATGCCGCCCAATACCTGAATGCCCAAGGCGCGCTGCGCGAGGGAATTCTCGCCCATGAATTAATCAACTACAGCAGTTTTATCCATCGCTTGAATGAGGCCTGCACTGAGCAGGAAGCCAAGGTGGCGCGTATGACCAGGCTGTTGGAATCGCTACAGCAGCAGTGGCGCGTAAAGCATCAAAAGCGCAAGTCGATTGAAGAACTTATTGTTCGGTTGCAGCATGAGGACAACCTGATTGCCGACAAGCTGTTACAAAAAGAGCTGGATGACCTCAGCGCGCAACAGTTGCAGCGCCAGCGGGACAGCACCTGA
- a CDS encoding STAS domain-containing protein, which translates to MAITSTVSPDGNQVTIYIQGRFDFSSHQEFRSAYEKLTQTPIHYRVDLQGTSYLDSSALGMLLLLRDYAGGEQSNIQIVNCAPDVKKILLISNFEQLFDIQ; encoded by the coding sequence ATGGCGATCACGTCAACAGTATCCCCTGATGGCAATCAAGTCACGATATACATCCAAGGTCGCTTCGACTTCAGTTCCCATCAGGAATTTCGCAGCGCGTATGAAAAATTAACCCAAACCCCCATTCACTACCGTGTTGACCTGCAGGGTACTTCCTACCTGGATAGTTCAGCGCTGGGCATGTTGTTGCTGTTACGCGACTACGCTGGTGGAGAGCAGTCCAATATCCAAATTGTGAATTGCGCTCCCGATGTGAAAAAGATTTTATTAATTTCTAACTTTGAACAACTGTTTGATATCCAGTAA
- a CDS encoding fused response regulator/phosphatase, with amino-acid sequence MNEVRRLKILVADDTDTDRLILESIVRKEGHSVVSARNGIEAIAVYADEKPDIVLLDALMPELDGFGAARKIKELAGDELVPIIFLTSLSDTESLVQCLDAGGDDFLSKPYNRVILQAKIKSFNRMREMHSTMLTQRDQIVQYNNRLLQEQTVAKHVFDNVAHSGCLNAGNVRYFLSSLAVFNGDVLVAAMRPSGSMMVLLGDFTGHGLPAAIGAMPLASTFYGMVPKGFSMTDILREINAKLKNILPVGIFCCATIMDINFRKKHLKIWNGGLPDCFIYHHKDRRVSVVKSTHLPLGVLSNRAFKDNCEYFDLEKEDRIFAWSDGIHEARNTAGEMFGEERLQAVFTNNRQPENLFNDIIESVQQFVGSNEKDDDLSLLEIRMDEPARVNSFAQEASDKFGNSEIEWAMGFEVKPTSFKVFDPLPMLLNVLMEVPSLRAFSSTLYTILAELYTNALDHGVLKLDSSLKSTAEGFADYYRLREERINTVADGFVRIHITHKTNENGGLLKVRIEDSGEGFDYRERAVNTLSTFGYSGRGIALVEKLCGRVTYLGSGNIVEVDFSWVSDD; translated from the coding sequence ATGAATGAAGTGCGCCGTCTTAAAATTCTGGTTGCTGACGATACAGATACAGACCGCCTGATTCTTGAAAGCATTGTGCGTAAGGAAGGGCATAGTGTGGTTTCTGCACGCAACGGTATTGAAGCTATCGCTGTTTACGCCGATGAAAAGCCCGACATAGTGTTATTGGACGCGCTGATGCCGGAGCTGGATGGCTTTGGTGCAGCGCGTAAAATCAAAGAGTTGGCGGGCGATGAATTAGTCCCGATTATTTTTCTCACCTCCCTGTCTGATACTGAATCGCTGGTGCAGTGCCTGGATGCCGGCGGCGACGATTTTCTCTCCAAACCCTACAATCGCGTCATTCTGCAAGCCAAGATCAAATCCTTTAACCGCATGCGCGAAATGCATAGCACTATGCTTACCCAGCGCGACCAAATTGTGCAGTACAACAATCGCTTGCTGCAGGAGCAAACGGTTGCCAAGCACGTGTTTGATAATGTCGCCCACAGTGGATGTTTGAATGCGGGCAACGTGCGTTACTTTTTGTCGTCGCTCGCGGTATTTAATGGTGATGTATTAGTGGCAGCCATGCGCCCCTCGGGCAGCATGATGGTTTTGCTCGGCGATTTCACCGGTCACGGATTGCCTGCTGCGATAGGCGCTATGCCCTTGGCGTCTACCTTTTACGGGATGGTGCCCAAAGGTTTTTCCATGACGGATATTTTGCGCGAGATAAACGCCAAGCTAAAAAATATCCTGCCCGTGGGCATATTCTGCTGCGCGACAATCATGGATATTAATTTCCGCAAAAAACACTTGAAAATTTGGAATGGCGGCTTGCCGGATTGTTTTATTTATCACCATAAAGACCGCCGGGTGAGTGTAGTTAAATCCACCCACTTGCCTTTGGGGGTGTTGTCTAACCGGGCGTTTAAAGATAACTGTGAATACTTTGATCTGGAAAAAGAGGATCGCATTTTTGCCTGGTCGGACGGCATTCACGAAGCGCGTAATACTGCGGGTGAAATGTTTGGTGAGGAGCGCTTACAAGCCGTGTTCACCAACAATCGCCAGCCGGAAAATTTGTTTAACGACATTATCGAAAGCGTGCAGCAATTTGTGGGCAGCAATGAAAAGGACGACGATCTTTCGCTGTTGGAAATCCGCATGGATGAACCGGCGCGGGTAAATAGTTTTGCGCAGGAAGCGAGCGATAAATTTGGCAATTCGGAAATTGAATGGGCGATGGGTTTTGAAGTAAAGCCCACCAGCTTTAAAGTATTTGACCCTCTGCCTATGTTGTTGAATGTATTGATGGAGGTGCCCAGCCTGCGAGCGTTTAGCAGCACGCTCTACACCATTCTCGCCGAGCTTTATACCAATGCTCTGGATCACGGGGTGTTAAAGCTGGACTCCAGCTTGAAATCCACCGCGGAAGGCTTTGCCGATTACTATCGCTTGCGCGAAGAGCGGATTAACACAGTGGCTGATGGTTTTGTGCGTATTCACATCACCCACAAAACCAACGAGAACGGTGGTTTGTTAAAGGTTCGTATTGAGGATAGTGGTGAAGGTTTTGATTACCGTGAGCGTGCTGTGAACACCTTATCAACCTTTGGCTACAGTGGCCGGGGTATCGCACTGGTGGAGAAACTTTGTGGTAGGGTTACTTATCTTGGCTCTGGCAACATTGTCGAGGTCGATTTTTCCTGGGTAAGTGATGATTAA
- a CDS encoding Hpt domain-containing protein, whose translation MEHLDYETLNTLRQVMEDDFGLLIDTFIQDSNDRILILREVVSGTEADPIRRAAHSFKGSSSNIGALRLMTLCLSLEKKAMANNFEQLEQDLVEIEQEFAHVQELLRALD comes from the coding sequence ATGGAACATTTGGACTACGAAACCCTGAATACCTTGCGCCAAGTTATGGAAGACGATTTTGGCTTGTTGATCGACACCTTCATTCAGGATTCCAACGACCGCATTTTAATATTGCGTGAAGTGGTGAGCGGCACAGAGGCGGACCCTATACGCCGCGCCGCGCACAGTTTTAAAGGCAGTAGCAGCAACATTGGCGCGCTGCGCTTAATGACCCTGTGTTTGAGCCTTGAAAAGAAAGCCATGGCCAATAACTTTGAACAGCTTGAGCAGGATCTTGTAGAGATCGAACAAGAGTTCGCTCATGTGCAGGAGCTGTTACGCGCTCTTGATTAG
- a CDS encoding flagellar hook-length control protein FliK, which translates to MNNGNLLDSLLATSNASTAPKKTAKPQRQTSSAEGFQNTLEQLRPKVAARKPEPTAARAEPHARTDSHRPDVQEPKPDIPAQARARSDNHQERPTATTPASDSSHSTSNDHQSPNAKVSATEGEQLTEEVLVEEGLASGLSTDTEAALLTELVDDQLIVTNTDATSLPLEENIEGFLLSLEQPGVSLAETTPELVSELQLAGVLNPAADTEAILPPAFANQLAAMSGTPLSGTAASPLTSLANNGVSTNLLTPELMAEGEILALSQEGDSELLVADGEVSDNPDLLLLNAKTIMNKLAEASASSLDKGSPAGDLPKALTAAAPAVEALSRLNEAPSPAARSFVVQTGVPVALGQPQWGQAVGERVLWLAAQNVSAAEIRLDPPELGPMQVRVSVNQEQVNVSFTSPHPAVREVLDQQLNRLREMFSEQGLNLVDVDVSDKSFAQQDQERGEARKNGTSAAEDEELAPLTSSILVSNRLVDHYA; encoded by the coding sequence ATGAATAACGGCAACCTCTTGGATAGTCTGCTGGCCACAAGCAACGCCAGCACAGCACCCAAAAAAACGGCCAAGCCCCAACGCCAAACCTCATCCGCTGAGGGCTTTCAAAATACCCTGGAGCAGCTGCGGCCAAAAGTTGCCGCCCGCAAGCCTGAACCAACGGCAGCCCGTGCCGAACCTCATGCGCGCACCGATTCACATCGCCCTGACGTGCAAGAACCAAAGCCTGATATTCCTGCGCAAGCCCGCGCCCGTAGCGATAACCACCAGGAGCGTCCCACAGCAACAACGCCTGCCTCCGACAGCTCTCATTCAACCAGTAACGACCATCAGTCCCCTAACGCGAAAGTGTCTGCTACAGAGGGTGAGCAACTCACTGAAGAGGTATTAGTTGAGGAGGGGTTAGCATCTGGACTATCGACAGATACAGAAGCCGCGCTCCTAACGGAATTGGTTGATGACCAGCTAATCGTGACAAATACCGATGCTACCAGCCTGCCGCTGGAAGAAAATATAGAGGGTTTTCTGCTGAGCCTGGAACAACCGGGAGTTTCGCTTGCTGAAACTACGCCGGAATTGGTGTCTGAACTTCAGCTTGCGGGGGTGTTAAACCCGGCAGCTGATACTGAGGCGATATTGCCTCCAGCATTTGCTAATCAGTTGGCAGCTATGTCTGGTACGCCCCTCAGTGGTACTGCAGCGTCACCCCTAACATCGCTGGCTAATAATGGCGTATCTACAAACTTGCTAACCCCTGAGTTGATGGCGGAAGGGGAAATCTTGGCGCTTTCACAAGAGGGTGATTCGGAATTGTTAGTGGCTGATGGGGAGGTGTCAGATAACCCCGATTTGCTGTTACTGAACGCCAAAACCATTATGAACAAGCTGGCTGAAGCCAGTGCCAGCTCGCTGGATAAAGGCTCACCGGCAGGGGATTTGCCCAAGGCATTAACTGCTGCGGCTCCTGCCGTGGAGGCGCTCAGTCGCTTGAATGAAGCTCCGTCACCGGCGGCACGAAGTTTTGTGGTGCAAACCGGTGTGCCGGTCGCTCTTGGGCAACCGCAATGGGGTCAGGCGGTAGGTGAGCGGGTGTTATGGCTGGCGGCGCAAAATGTCAGTGCAGCAGAAATTCGCCTCGACCCACCCGAGCTGGGGCCGATGCAGGTGAGAGTCAGCGTTAATCAGGAGCAGGTAAACGTCAGCTTCACCAGTCCTCACCCTGCGGTGCGCGAAGTATTGGATCAACAATTAAACCGCTTGCGCGAGATGTTTTCGGAGCAGGGGTTAAATCTGGTGGATGTTGATGTCTCGGATAAATCGTTTGCCCAGCAAGATCAGGAGCGGGGTGAAGCGAGAAAAAATGGAACATCAGCTGCAGAGGATGAGGAGCTTGCGCCATTAACCAGTTCGATACTTGTCTCTAATCGCTTGGTGGATCATTACGCCTGA